In a genomic window of Urocitellus parryii isolate mUroPar1 chromosome 11, mUroPar1.hap1, whole genome shotgun sequence:
- the Sypl2 gene encoding synaptophysin-like protein 2 isoform X1, whose amino-acid sequence MSSAESPSRTADKSPRQQVDRLLVGLRWRRLEEPLGFIKVLQWLFAIFAFGSCGSYSGETGATVRCNNEAKDVSSIIVLFGYPFRLHRVQYEMPLCDDESTSKTMHLMGDFSAPAEFFVTLGIFSFFYTMAALVLYLRFHNLYTENKRFPLVDFCVTVSFTFFWLVAAAAWGKGLTDVKGATRPSSLTAAMSVCHGEEAVCSAGATPSMGLANISVLFGFINFFLWAGNCWFVFKETPWHGQGQGQDQGQGPSQESAAEQGAVEKQ is encoded by the exons ATGTCGTCGGCGGAGAGCCCCAGCCGCACAGCGGACAAGTCGCCGCGCCAGCAG GTGGACCGCCTGCTGGTGGGGCTGCGCTGGCGACGGCTGGAGGAGCCACTGGGCTTCATCAAAGTTCTCCAGTGG CTCTTTGCTATTTTCGCCTTCGGGTCCTGCGGCTCCTACAGCGGGGAGACAGGAGCAACAGTTCGCTGCAACAACGAAGCCAAGGACGTGAGCTCCATCATTGTTTTGTTCGGCTATCCCTTCAG GTTGCACCGGGTCCAGTATGAGATGCCTCTCTGTGATGATGAATCCACCTCCAAGACCATGCACCTCATGGGGGACTTCTCTGCCCCTGCTGAGTTCTTTGTGACCCTTGgcatcttttccttcttctatacCATGGCTGCCCTAGTTCTCTACCTGCGCTTCCACAACCTCTATACGGAGAACAAGCGCTTCCCACTGGTG GACTTCTGTGTGACCGTCTCCTTCACCTTCTTCTGGCTGGTAGCTGCTGCTGCCTGGGGCAAGGGCCTGACTGATGTGAAAGGTGCCACACGGCCATCCAGCCTGACTGCAGCCATGTCTGTGTGCCATGGAGAGGAAGCAGTGTGCAGTGCTGGGGCCACACCCTCCATGGGACTGGCCAACATCTCCGTG CTCTTCGGCTTTATCAACTTCTTCCTGTGGGCCGGGAACTGTTGGTTTGTGTTCAAGGAGACCCCGTGGCacgggcagggccagggccaggaccAGGGCCAGGGCCCCAGCCAGGAGAGTGCAGCTGAGCAGGGAGCAGTGGAGAAGCAGTAA
- the Sypl2 gene encoding synaptophysin-like protein 2 isoform X2: MRSHSLTNCQWLFAIFAFGSCGSYSGETGATVRCNNEAKDVSSIIVLFGYPFRLHRVQYEMPLCDDESTSKTMHLMGDFSAPAEFFVTLGIFSFFYTMAALVLYLRFHNLYTENKRFPLVDFCVTVSFTFFWLVAAAAWGKGLTDVKGATRPSSLTAAMSVCHGEEAVCSAGATPSMGLANISVLFGFINFFLWAGNCWFVFKETPWHGQGQGQDQGQGPSQESAAEQGAVEKQ; this comes from the exons ATGAGGAGCCATTCACTGACTAACTGCCAATGG CTCTTTGCTATTTTCGCCTTCGGGTCCTGCGGCTCCTACAGCGGGGAGACAGGAGCAACAGTTCGCTGCAACAACGAAGCCAAGGACGTGAGCTCCATCATTGTTTTGTTCGGCTATCCCTTCAG GTTGCACCGGGTCCAGTATGAGATGCCTCTCTGTGATGATGAATCCACCTCCAAGACCATGCACCTCATGGGGGACTTCTCTGCCCCTGCTGAGTTCTTTGTGACCCTTGgcatcttttccttcttctatacCATGGCTGCCCTAGTTCTCTACCTGCGCTTCCACAACCTCTATACGGAGAACAAGCGCTTCCCACTGGTG GACTTCTGTGTGACCGTCTCCTTCACCTTCTTCTGGCTGGTAGCTGCTGCTGCCTGGGGCAAGGGCCTGACTGATGTGAAAGGTGCCACACGGCCATCCAGCCTGACTGCAGCCATGTCTGTGTGCCATGGAGAGGAAGCAGTGTGCAGTGCTGGGGCCACACCCTCCATGGGACTGGCCAACATCTCCGTG CTCTTCGGCTTTATCAACTTCTTCCTGTGGGCCGGGAACTGTTGGTTTGTGTTCAAGGAGACCCCGTGGCacgggcagggccagggccaggaccAGGGCCAGGGCCCCAGCCAGGAGAGTGCAGCTGAGCAGGGAGCAGTGGAGAAGCAGTAA